GGCTACAGCGTGAAGGGCAAGTCCATGGCGGCCCTCCTGTGCGCCCCCGCGGCCGCCGCGCTTCCCACGACCGGCCGGGTCCTCTGGTTCGACCGCGGCGACAACCGGCCCGCGAGCGGCGGTTCGACCGCGAGCGACTGGGCGCCCGGGTACTACAAGGGGCAGTGCCGCGACGACGAGTACCTCGCCGGCGTCGCCTACACCTGGAAGTGGACCCACGGCGGCGTCCCCGACGCCCTGCTGTGCCGCCCGCTCGCCTGATCAGCCCGCCTGCTTCTGACCGACTCCGGCCCGCCGACGCATGTCGGCGGGCCGGAGTGCTGTCCGTACGGCGCGGCCGCCGCCCTCAGGCGGACGGCCCGGCGGTCGTGGCGAGCGCCGTCGGCAGCTCGGCCGCGACGGCGTGGAGCCGGCGCACGAGGTCCTCGGGTGTGTGCCCGGTCGGCTGTGCCACCCAGGCGTCCAGGGCGCGGTGGAACAGGACGACGAGAACGTCGAGCGCCAGACGGGCGTGCAGCCGCCCGCCGGGACCGGGAAGGGCGAAGCGGCGCTCGACCACGGCGAGCGCGGAGCGCGTGGTGCGGTCGCAGAACGCGTGGCAGTGCGCGTCCGTGGAGGGCGTCCGGGCCGCGAGGTGACGGCTGGCCAGGAGCCGCCCGGCCCAACCGTCGTCCGGCATCCGGCCGACCGCCTCGGCGAGGGCCTCCTCGAACACCGCGAGGAGCTGTCGCCCGTCGGCCGGGCAGGTCTCCAGGACGTCGAGGAAGGCCGCCCACACGTCCTGTGCGGGGGCCATGGCGACGTCTTCCTTGCTGTCGAAGTAGCGGAAGAAGGTCCGCTTCGACACCTCGGCCGCGTCGCACAGCGCGTCCAGCGTCACCCCGTCGAAGCCGTGGGTGCCGAACAGGTCGAGCGCGGTGTCGATCAGCGTCTGCCGGGTGCGCAGCTTCTTGCGCTCGCGCAGCGGGAGCGGGGGGGAGTTCTCGGCCGTCATCACCACCACTGTATCGGAGCGGCGAACGCTACCTATAGGCTTATGCCACTCAGTGGCAGATTCTTGGAGGTCTTGGCATGCGCGCGCTTCTCGTCGACCCCACCGCCCCCGGCGGTCTCCGGCTCGGCACCGCCCCCGAACCCGAGCCCGCACCCCACCAGGCGCTGGTCCGGGTGACCGCTACCTCGCTCAACCACGGTGAGATCGCCTTCGGCCTCGGCGCCGCCCCGACCGGCTCGGTCCTGGGCTGGGACGCCGCCGGAATCGTCGAACGCGCCGCCGCGGACGGCTCCGGCCCCGCCTCCGGCACCTCGGTGGTGA
This is a stretch of genomic DNA from Streptomyces sp. R44. It encodes these proteins:
- a CDS encoding TetR/AcrR family transcriptional regulator — translated: MTAENSPPLPLRERKKLRTRQTLIDTALDLFGTHGFDGVTLDALCDAAEVSKRTFFRYFDSKEDVAMAPAQDVWAAFLDVLETCPADGRQLLAVFEEALAEAVGRMPDDGWAGRLLASRHLAARTPSTDAHCHAFCDRTTRSALAVVERRFALPGPGGRLHARLALDVLVVLFHRALDAWVAQPTGHTPEDLVRRLHAVAAELPTALATTAGPSA